In one Deltaproteobacteria bacterium genomic region, the following are encoded:
- the moaC gene encoding cyclic pyranopterin monophosphate synthase MoaC codes for MKNFSHMKSDGSSRMVDVTGKEKTLREAQAAGKVSVSGRVIALLKEDKLPKGNLFEVAKVAGVMAAKKTSHLVPLCHQIPLDVCEIDVDLDEEAKEIRIVSDVRARWSTGVEMEALVAVSISAVTVYDMIKSVDRDAVIGDIKVLKKKGGKSGDYERKPD; via the coding sequence ATGAAAAATTTTTCCCACATGAAAAGCGATGGGTCATCCCGTATGGTGGATGTCACCGGGAAGGAAAAAACACTCCGCGAGGCACAGGCCGCCGGGAAGGTTTCCGTGTCAGGCAGGGTTATTGCTCTCCTCAAGGAAGACAAGCTTCCAAAGGGCAACCTCTTCGAAGTGGCGAAAGTGGCGGGAGTCATGGCGGCCAAAAAGACGAGCCATCTCGTACCATTGTGTCACCAGATTCCCCTCGATGTCTGTGAAATAGATGTCGATCTTGATGAAGAGGCAAAGGAGATAAGGATCGTCTCCGACGTGCGGGCAAGATGGAGCACCGGAGTCGAGATGGAGGCCCTCGTCGCTGTTTCTATCTCCGCTGTAACCGTCTACGATATGATAAAGTCTGTCGACCGGGACGCGGTAATAGGCGATATCAAGGTCTTAAAGAAAAAAGGCGGCAAATCGGGCGACTACGAGAGGAAACCTGATTGA
- a CDS encoding translation elongation factor-like protein: MAEKPIGVVENYFAKIGVAAIKINEGSLSVGDRIKIKGATSDFSQVVESMQVEHKTVETAASGDLVGIKVIDKVRNKDTIYLIEEEV, from the coding sequence ATGGCCGAAAAACCGATAGGGGTGGTTGAAAACTACTTTGCCAAAATCGGTGTCGCCGCGATAAAGATCAACGAGGGGTCATTGAGCGTGGGAGACAGGATAAAGATAAAAGGCGCCACGAGCGACTTCTCCCAGGTGGTGGAATCGATGCAGGTGGAGCACAAGACGGTCGAAACCGCAGCCTCCGGAGATCTGGTAGGCATCAAGGTAATAGACAAGGTACGGAACAAGGATACAATCTATCTGATCGAGGAAGAGGTGTGA